In the genome of Candida dubliniensis CD36 chromosome 3, complete sequence, the window TTAGAGTCACTGGGCCTTGTGATTAATTTGACCGACCCACCAGCTCCACTACCCAACTCTTTGCCAATCTTACCGTACTTTTTCACCAATGGGGAGTTGTCATCCGTGAAGGGATCTCGATTGCTATTAACAGAATGTGAAGCATTGTACAAAAGTTGAGAAGATGTTTGATTGATCAAAGTGGCTAATGAAGTAGATGACTGTTCACGTGATTGTAATGCACTACCGTTTCCTGATCCTGCGCCTGGTGAATGGACCTGGGCCATTGGTGGGGGCGAATGGAGTTGATTGCTATAATGTCCCAAGATACTATGCCCTTCCTTTCTCGGATTTGaagttttctttgttttgaagaactttttcaaatcaacaactgAGCCAGATGATTTTTTATCGGAGTCCTCGCGGTGTAAACCTGATGCATGAGGTTGTGGGGATTGAATTGATGGGACGGTAGTGGCTGTACCGGTATTGGAGTGAATAGGAGAAGGGTTACGATGGTTTGCACTTGAATTAGCTTGATGAGGGTGATGGTTATGATGATGGCCCTCGGATGAATTACTCATGACTGGAGAAGTCAAGGACTCGCCAGATTCATGCTTTCCAATGTGGAACCCTAAAAACTTCCGTGCACTTCCGTGAGAATGGTTTGAAGTTGACAAGGACAATTCGTCATCTTTATCGTGTTTATGTTTTCCAAATAGTTTGAGTTTATGTTTATCTGGCATGATGAATGTTGAGGCAAATAACAAATAGGAGGAATCTGGACCAAAGGATATTTACAAGCAAATCTTGAATAAGCtaaaaaatgatttagaattaaaacaaattcaCAAATATGGAAAGCCTTTATAGTCAATTAGTCATAAAATTGGGACTATGAACAATGTGTGGTAAATGTTGATATTAAGGTGGGAATGGTTGCTATATGATTGGTTAAGGAATTAAAGTACTCTCGTGagataaaaaaatgaacaggcaaaaaaaaaaaaaaaaaggaaaaaaagaagaggaatatagaaaaaaaaaagaaatgtaAGGGAATTCAATTCGGCAGCACACAAACTTAAAACTATAGACAGGAAAAACGGAACGGAACACCCAACAGAAACAAGAGGATTCTATAACTTAAAGTTGTATCAGAGGATATATAATGTATAGTTAGTTTGATTATGAGGCGAAGAAGAATGGTAGAAGATTTCAGTGCCAGCTAACCCAACACTCTATTAATAagagaaaatgaaatagaAACAAAGCAACTACActataatcaatttggCAAATATAGCCAGTCAggaattgttttgtttttagaTTTCGTTTCAATATTGTAAGCAGTTGCCATACAAACCAACTGAACAATTAACTATAAATACCAATTTGTATTACTGTTTTACTTGAGAAACAAATGATGAACGATGAATTATCTGTGGCAGTTATGTTGTTTTGAGACATCACCTATGTCCCATTCGCTTCACAAAACAACGTAATTTAATTggtgcaaaaaaaaaagaaaaaaattattgtgCGAGACATTGCAAACTTAAACACATCATGAGACACATCGacattattgaataaacATCAGAAGCCACCACATGGctttatttgataatgcTAATGAGCCTTTAATTAACGTGTTCATTTGATTgccttcttttttttctgtttttcaAATCCGGTTAATAGACTCAGAGATGTGTTTTCGTACTTTGTTGTCAACTCCATGGGTATTGTTTAACTTTGTGTTTTAACTTTCCCGTGCTGTAAAATCAAATAGAGATTGAATCGCATGTGCATGATGTCAGATACATTGTTAATCGATGAtacaaacaattcaaaatatataCAAAGTAAAGTGATAGGTTTAATGCTAATTCTGAATCGAGAAGTCTATCTCCCATGTACCGTCTTTATAGTTCGGAATGGAACCATTTCTAAGAATAATAGAAAGGCTAATGGATCCCAgacaaacaaaaacaatagcAATAACACCAGAAATGGCATGTCTGGCAAAGCGATATTTCTTGTATTTTGCAACTGTCTGTAATAACATATAAAACTTACGAATTGGTCGGTTTTCCATCAGATATATCTAAGTGtaattctttcatttattaaaacaGTTAAGTATATATGTACCCTAAAACGTACATACACCTCCAATCTCCAACAACAGGGAAAAAATACCTCTTAAATACATTTGTTTCCTACTTTTTACTATAAAGTCTTTTCATATCTTCAGCTTTCTTCACTGGTTTAGGTAAATGACGATGTCTGGCAATTCTATTAATTTCCGGCATATATTTGTAcctttctttcaatttatcttgGTATTCTAATTTAGCTCTTTGTCTACTGGATTTGATATTGGATCTTGAGGAAGCATCAGATCTCCACACTCTCAAATTTGTATCGTCTGAGCCACTTATAATGTACTTCGAATCAGTGCTGTACTTAACACTGAACACTTTTTGCATACGTTTGGTATGATAAACATCTTTGGACCTTCCATCCAAGGTCTTCCATAATCTTATTGTTTTATCATAAGATCCAGTCACTAACTCTTGACCTGTTGGAGCAAAATCAACATCCATTATAGCTCCAACATGGCCCTTATACACTTTAAGGGTCTTTTGCAAATTTCTCATATCATAAAGATATCCATTATGATCTTCATTCCCAGTAGCAAAATTGAATGCTTCCATTGGATTCCATGTAATACAATTATTTCTCAAACTTGTAACTACTTTATGTACAGGGGTATTGGTTCTAATATCATACAACACAATTGAATTGTCTGATCCTGAGCTGGcaattatatttgtttctGTTTGGTTGAATTTAACTGTGCCCACATTATCTGCACCCCATGATAAATCGGAAATGTGTTTTGATCGATTCACATCCCATAATTGTATAGTGGCACCTCCAGTGACAAATAAATCGTCATCACGATGATGATCAATACCTTTGAATGAATGCTCACCAATaaatgttttcaataatcCACCACTGGTTTTTCCTTCAAGTAGATTACTATTGTTATGATatatttcatcaacatcatcattaactttaacatcaaaatcatcacTATTGACAGACcatattttgattgttttatCATCTCCACAACTATACATCTTGTTAGCATATATGCAAATCCCACTTACCATTCCGTAATGGGCTTTAAAACTAGCTGTTTCTAATCGATCAGTCAAATTccaatatttgattatacCATCTCCTGATCCACTAGCAATTTGATTAGTAGCTTGATAATTCTTAGCTATAAAATATACCCCATCTCTATGACCATCACCTAATTGTCCAATAAATGGTTGAGCAAACATCCGTTCTAATTTAGTTGCTTGTAATGCTCGAGTATACTCTCTAGCACGTTCAAAAGGATGCAAGGCGGGATTCAAGTTACGAGGCAATGCTGATTCTTGAGTGTTTTTCACTGGTATATATGTGTCAGATGATCTGCTTATTGTTTTAACTTTCATTGTGTGTATTATGGAACGTTGAATGTATGGTTGGCAAGTTAGTTGTTAAAGGTACTTTTTGGGTCATCTCATTggaattttatttttttttttttggtttgtttgtttcatGCTATTTGTATACAGGTACCTACTAATTCACAAATATTGTGAACCTGACCATGTCTCTTGTTCTGGTACAATTGGGCATAATATAATACGTACtagaaaattaattaatacaTTATGGCTactatttatatatatatagacTAATATGCTTGTGTGAGTGCcgaaataatttaaaattatgaTACATTAGTTAAACAAAATAggtaaataaaaataataatgagaATATCAGTATTATTCTTGAGAATTGTTGCAATTGgaaatattaaaattcaCTTTGCCATGTACAACATCTTCCAGATTATAAAACTAGCTATTATAGCAACAAATTAGTAGAATTCTACTCAAAGGTATGATcttatcaaaaatattgatatgaAACTTTGCTGGGGAGGGAATTCAAATAAGATTAGGGTGAATAATTAAGCAGTATGATGGTGTAACGGTGTATAAACAATCTATCatctttcttttgaaacgcaataataaaactagtaaaacaagaaatataTGAATGGCTGGTTTAGGTGGTTgcccccttttttttttttttctctatAAGGATATATCTAAAACCAATCCAACATCATCGACAATTGGTTTTGCTAAATCTTCCAAAAATGGAATCAAATCTAACAATTCGTTATCATGCAGATCACTGAACCAACTACTGATAGGTATAGAATGATCAGGGTGGAATATATATGATGCTGgtgaattatcaattattatggTATCTTCTAAGGGACGACCAATTTgtgataaattttttataaaattgcCTTGATAATTGTAGCAAGAATCTCGAAACAATCGATGATGTACCGAGTTGTATAAATCTAGCTTGTCTAATAGTGGATCACCATATTTCAGTACTGATGCTGtgaaaacaacaacttcGTATAGTTTGCCCattttttgtaaaaattcatcaacGCCCGGTCTTTTCACAACATAAACATGATGTATTTGATTATCTATCTCGACTGGTATGACAAAATCGGCACTCCGTAAGTATTTGAAACTTGAATGTACCAAAGTTTCATCAAGATCTAATATAAGACACTTTTTGTTACCAAAATTCTTATCTTTTTTACCCAATAAAAACCCTGTTTCTGCATTGAATGCTTGACCATCTTGTAATTTAGTCAAATCTTCGAGtgaatcatcatcgtcgatgtcctcttcttcatcttcttcttcatcttcttcttcctcatcGTCATCGTTATCGTTATTATCGTCATCTTCACCATTGCTGGCttcattctttttcacGTTGCGATTCTCGTTTTGATAGGTACTGCTTGAGTTCGTGTTTGTATGCGTGCCTCCATTCTCTGGCACTTGAGTTATTATATCACTAGTATTAattttagtattattagtgTCAGTTTTGGTTGTATCATTACTAGACTTTGGTGTGTTATTATTTGACTCATCATTCGTATTAGCTatggtttcaatttcatttatcGATTGATCATCATCTAATAGATCTTTTTTGGATGGTTTCAATGCGTCAACTTCATCTTcctcatcttcatcttcatcttcatcccCAATCACATCAATATCGTTATCTTTTATTAAATCGGAATTGTGATCATTAATACTTGCGTTCTTTCCATGTCGCCCTGAAGTGGTTTTTGAAGGCAGTTTAGATGTATTTGTCGTTGGtgttcttgtttttgttgttgtagtagtagtagtagtagtagtagtagctTTGGTTGTCTCGGTTGtatttatcttttttgCCTTGTCTTGCTGATTATTCCGCGATGAGTTTCCCTTCAAACTTGCAGATGTCACAGCTGCATTACTTTTCTTGGATGTGGTTGTTGCAACACCATTGGATGTAGATGGATGATGTATCTTGTCATCGTTATCATCTTTCGACTCTATCGAGCAACAAAGCAACGACGAAAGTAATCCCATGTCAAttaaatatcaaatatggaaaaaaataaataaataaataaataaagaaaaagaaaattcaCGTCTATAAGTTTAAATTATAGGAAGAAATGCAAATTGGATGggaaagtaaaaaaaaagaaaatttaaataactCTGaactttgttttcttttttttttttcttcttcttttgatttttttgggttttctgttttttcctcttctttcttcttcttgtagtagtagtactaaaaaaatatattataaaataCAAGCTTACGGCTAAATTTCAGTTTCAAGTTCTCGTTTTGATTCTTATTTGACGTGGTGGGACCCAGAGCCAACGGAAATAGATGcgattctttttctttttatttaattctaataatgaaatagAGTTGTGTTGTTATATTATGACGATGAATAATGATGTCCCCTTCAATGGCCCCCTTATACTAAATACTGATAATGACTGTAGTGATGTCAAAATGTGATAAAagataattgaaatttggtTTGATGAGCAGACAGAAAGTAACCccccaaagaaaaaagaaaaaaagagaaccaggaaaatagaaaaagtatgaaatatttgaaattaagaTTGTTCTCgaatatattaatttaacTTTGTTAATCttctttttggtttatttttttttttttatcttttgctatttttatttaattattcGGGGGAGGAGGAAATTACTTGGTTGGTTGGATGCCACAATTAGTATTTGGGAATGAAACGTTGACTAAAAATGAATCTAGAATAGAGACTAGGCTCCATGGACATataaaattatatatatatatatgtttgGGTCTGTTTGAAGTAAAGTATTGTTtggttgaaattgataCCTAATACTAATAGCTGGGAGGGAGAGGGAGGATCTCGgtttaaattgttgttgttgttgtagttggTGATAGTTTGAACTGAATGTAGCAACAAAGGATTGTTTGTTCGtcctctttttttcttagcGTTATTTTCTGgctctctttttttgtattttcgACACTACctatttgttgataatgtcGTGTGTGACATTTACGATACTTTGAACGACATCTCAGAAACAATGAGAGTTTCACTTTACATGAACTAACTCAAACGAGAGTTTACAAGGAAAGCTAGGCCATATATGTTAGGATAGTCTCATGCTCATTTGTCTTTATAACATATATATCTGTTTGGAAAAGGAGTGTAGGCAATTGTGACTCTACGTATAAGAAAAATGGATTCATAACATGGCAGTCGATTTACAATCATGTTGACTTTGTactttcaaattgaaattctCGATTAGTTTATGGACTCATCTGTTTTCAAAACTGAAAAGAATCCAAAGCAAAAACTATGGATTTGCTTGGGTAGAATGGCCAAACTAACGGgatcaataattttgtttacGTAACTGAAATATCCgtaatttcttcatcagtaTCATTGGGGTAGTCCATGGTTGTTTCTgcaataaaatatttttgtcCAAATTTGGGCTCAACTAGGTTACTAAACTTCtgtttaaattaaaataatttgCACCTATAACAGATCAAAAAACTATTAGACATCCTTTATTACCGTCACAAACTTTGAGTGTTTCTAGCAATATCTCgtatttcaaaatatatcTATCCACCCAAGTTTATGGTAAAATacaatcaatatttaaaaataatttcgTTACAACCAACGAATATTACAAGAGATGTAGTTAATGAAAAAGCATGCTTTCTTCTCTATGCTCTGTTCACTTATTATatgaaattattactatAGTCGACATATTTTAACGTCAATTAAGAGAACAACTGACCAAACAATCATGTAGTTTcaactattttttttggtagCGCTCAAAGTTTCAAGTACAACAAGAGTTCTGCCTGCTTTGAAATGCCAAATAGCGTAGTCTGATGTTTCAACACAAAGTCTTTTTAAATCAGAACGGAAAATAAGAGATTTAGGTAAACATTTCATAGCATTAGTAAACTCTTGGCGTTTTTGGATTGGTAAAATATCTCATATCTTGTTAATTGCAAGAGTGTTAAACTTAATACAATACACATTCTGAAAATGaatggtttctttttttgcaaGCGTACAAAACAGGGTTATAAATTATAACCCAATTACTAAATGTGCTTTACAATAGCTTAGAGAAGCAAAGACCGCTTTGATGTACATCACAATTTACACGAATAAATccctcaacaacaacaaacgaATTGATTTGTTACCAGTACTCGGTATGAAAATCAATCTTATATCCGAACCCAGTGTTCTGTTTGTGTCGTTTATTTGTTTACCTTTAAAAATTTCCTATACAAAGATTGAATATAGGAAATGTTCACGGTCAAAAGGATATTAATTGTTACTCTTAAACAATgtaaagaagaaaaaaaaaatttgaataaataaaggGTAGAACAATTGAGTTTATTACTTACATTGtcattttttcttattatttgtttttttttttttgcagaaTAAACACGagaaaacaacaatcacaGTACTAGTAAATAGACGAGAGATGATAAACTAAAATACAATCATTAAACCAAACATGAACgtacaaagaaaaagactAGAGAGGCGTTATAGGCAATCgcattaattaattaccGATCCCTGTCTGtaattaaagaaaacaaattattttataCTTTCTAATTCTAGTTCCTTTTAAAGAATGCATGACATCAAGATCTAGTTTTTAGTTTGATCAGTAGTAGTAGGTAGTTAGATGTATCTAGAACGCTACagataaaatttttcaaaagcaAAATATGACAAAACGATCATGTCCAGTATATTTCTTTGAGGGTATTTCATTTGgcccttttttttttttcatctttgTCCAACAGTAGTATTAGTgtcattattgttttagACGAATAATTGGTTTTGTATTCACCAGAAGATTTAGCAAATTTGAAACAGGAAGATTTATGGGCCCACCCAACATTTTGCGACAATGGGACCCATAAAAGCAATGTTTACCATGTTCAATACTGTGAACAATTGATTACACCCATTGGTACAATAATAGAAACACaatcaccaaaaaaaaaaaaaaaagaaaacaaaaaaaatttcaattccatCGGCAAAGAGTGAAAAGAGAAATAAATTACTCTTTTGCCTCAAGGTTATACCACATTGAAAGTGCTCTTATTCCCCGTTACTTCATTATTGTCTGTATGGTTCTTTCCAAACAAAGtgttcaattgattatttcaCATCCACAAAATAAGCCAATCATTGGGAAATGTTTGCAGACACTTGGCAATTGGTACATGACAATGAGAACGCGCTAAATAGAAACGCAAGTGTGGCCTTTATGGCCTTTAATATTCGATTAGTAAAAGCTAGAGTACGAAATGGTTAGTTAAAATCACGGAATCTCCAAACAGCTTGCCTTCATGATTAAAActcacttttttttgtttctgaAAATAAAGGGTTAAATATCAAGGGTTACAAGGGTCTAGCTAACTATCTAGTAAAAATTTCTGTTGAGATTTCTTCGTATTAGATACGCATTATCTTGCAGAATCACCAGAATACGTgccaaattgaaatttctttGCAAGAAAAGTAACACCATACTTTGTTCAGTATATTCACAATATCCAAATTATGTACTTACAATAATgctttgtttgtttcagaaagtaattttaaaaaaagattCTTTGACACTAAATCTGCTAGAGATGATGAAGGCTGCGTTAACTATTGTGATATAATATTCAAACCTATGAAGAAAAGAGAATCAATTTGCAGCTTTTACGAGCAAAACTTCCAGGAATATCGTAAACAATATGTTTCATATAATTTTTGGACCATATGTTTCTTTATGGCAAATATATACGCTAAacatttgattatttaaacaGCTCTGTTTTCCCTATGAAGATTTGGATTTAGTATTAGTTTTGgttcttgtttcttttttaggGTATTCTAGTCATCAAAAAAGTTTTTGTTCCAATGTTGTTAAAAAACTTTGTTTTCCTATTCATTGCAACAGCAACCACTGTGTTTGCTAGTTACGATGTTTCTAGCtcattaattcattatcatgATTTCGACTTTAATGTCGGTGATATTTCCATTCGGAATGGTgcatcattttcattagtTAATACTTTCGATTGTCTTTTTAAAGGAGATCTTAccattgaagaaaaatccAAGTTATACATTACATCTACTGGTAGAGCTTTATTACTCAATGTCGCTGGATTATTCAACAAAGTTAAAAATGATGGTTTATTGGTTATCAACACTATCGAGTCTTATGCTGCAGCCATTTGTAACATTTTTGGTGCTTCATTCGTTAACACTGGTGATGCTATCTTTGCTTTCCAAGGGAAATGGTTGCCACCAATTATTGCCTTTACTGCTCAACAATGGCAGAATTATGGACGTGTgcatatttttcaaaagttcCCCTCAAAGGCTTTGGCTATCTTGGGTCGTTTTGGTGGctcaattgaaaactatGGTACTCTTTGTTTTACCAATCTGATTTTTAAACAAGTAACTACCATCGATGGTAGTGGTTGTATTGCCTTAGAGAAGAGCTCGtcatttttcattgaaaatTCGTTGTTCccaattgataaagaaCAGGTTATATACATGGGTGAAGGTAATCCAAGTATACAAGTTGTTGCAACAACATTCCCACAAACATTTAAAGTTGCTAACTTTGGTGGTAACGGTGCTCATAAAATTGGATTGAATTTACCTTTATTGAACTTACCACTTCTTAATAAACGTGGTTGGTCTTATAATGAAAGGACTGGTATTTTGACATTGAAAGTTACTGATTTACTTACCcaaaattttgatattggtCTTGGTTACGATCCTTCTAAATTTGAACTTTGTTCCGATGAATCTGTTGGAttcctttttgttttccatGGTGCtattaaatataatggTCCAGCCCCAAATCCGGGCAGACCATCCATTTGTCAAGTTTGTCCAGGACTTCATCCTGCTCCAGGTGCTGAACCAACTACTTCAACCAACTCTATCACTACAACCAAAACTGATGGTTCCATTTGTACTGAAATTgatgctgttgttgtttcttctGATCAATCTGGATCCTGGTATACAAGTACTTCTGGTATTAGCACTGTCTGCGGTGCCACATCTGAAGCTCCTATTCCAAACCCTCGAGTTACTATCACCACTACTTGGACCCAAGTCACTACTGCTACCGTCACTGAATCTGGTACCAAGACTGACACTGTGATTGTCCAAGTCCCATATACCCCAAATCCTCAAGTTACTGTCACTACTACTTGGACTGGAACCTATGTTACTGCAAGTACTATTACTGGTGATAAAACCGATactgttattgttgatgtCCCAGAAACTACCACTTCTTGTTTAACTACAACTAATACTTGGACTGGAGAATACATAACCACCATTACCACTTCTGGTTGGgtcattattgaaattccAACTGAAAGTGTTGCCACCTATGTTTACACAGACTCACAAGTGACACCTACTAAAGCTACTGCTACATCTGAAGTTACTGCTGTAACAAGTGCAACTACTGGTAATGATAACACTGCTTCTGCAACTGGTGCTACtggcaacaacaacaacaatgattCTACAACTGGTGCTACCGGtaatgaaaagaataaatcCACACCTTCCACTGCAGGTAATGTCAACACTGCTgccaccactactactgGTAACGGAAACAATGATTCTACAACTGGTGCTACtggcaacaacaacaacaatgattCTACAACTGGTGCTACCGGtaatgaaaagaataaatcCACACCTTCCACTGCAGGTAATGTCAACACTGCTgccaccactactactgGTAACGGAAACAATGATTCTACAACTGGAGCTACtggaaacaacaacattgaTTCTACAACTGGTGCTACCGGtaatgaaaagaataaatcCCCACCTTCCACTGCAGGTAATGTCAACACTGCTGCCACAACTACTACTGGTAACGGAAACAATGATTCTGCAACTACTACTGGTAATGTCAACACCGATTCTACCACTAATACtggaaacaacaacaacattgaTTCTACAACTGGTGCTACTGGTAATAACAATAGTGCTTCTACAACTGCCACTACTGATAATGTGAACACTGCTTCTACTACTGGTGCTACTGGTAAAGATAACAATGATTCTGCAACTACTACTGGTAATGTCAACACTGCTTCTACCACTAATACtggaaacaacaacaacaatgattCCACAACTGGTGCTACtggaaacaacaacaatgattCTACAACTGGAGCTACtggcaacaacaacaacaatgattCCACAACTGGTGCTACAGGTAACACTTTATCCACGGTCACTACTGGTAACGATAACACAGCTTCCACTACTGGTGCTACTGGTAATGACAATAGTGCTTCTACAGCTTCCACTACTGATAATGTGAACACTGCTTCTGCAACTGGTGCTACTGGTAAAGGTAACAATGATTCTGCAACTACTACTGGTAATGTCAACACTGCTTCTACCACTAATACtggaaacaacaacaacattgaTTCTACAACTGGTGCTACTGGTAATAACAATAGTGCTTCTACAACTGCCACTACTGATAATGTGAACATTGCTTCTGCAACTGGTGCTACTGGTAAAGATAACAATGATTCTGCAACTACTACTGGTAATGTCAACACTGCTTCTACCACTAATACtggcaacaacaacattgaTTCTACAACTGGTGCCCCAACAACCAGTGATTTTAGTGGCTCTACAGAATCTCAATCCAGAGAAACCAAACATACCAAATCAAAGAACACCGAGACACataaaaccaaattgaCAGAAACAAGCACTTCTTTGGCTGCCATTTCATCATCTCTGGAATTCCCCTTTGAAAATACTTCAAATCTGATTTGTCAATGTACTCCAGTGACCGTCACCAAATATATCCCTCAGTCGAACATCCCAGAAAATACTGAATCTACAACTCAATCTACTTCTGCTTTAACTCCTGCAACAAGTCAAGAAATAGCTTCCCAGCCTTCTTTCCATAGCAAAGTTGAATCCACTACTGTTGTCTCGTCTGCAACAAGTCAAGAAATAGCTTCCCAGCCTTCTTTCCATCGCAAAGTTGAATCCACTAATGTCGTCTCATCTGCAACAAATCAAGAATCAACCACTAACTTCTCTTCAGAAACCGATGTTCAGTCAAGTTCTCAATTTGTCACTCCTACTAATGCTGTTcattcttcattatcaacagAATACTACACTACTGGTGTCACTTCTTACTACACAAGCTATGTCACTGTTACTGCTGAAACAACCAAAGTCGTCACCTTGACTTCTTGTGCTAATGATGTTTGTCATAAAACAACTGCAACAACTGGTGTCACTGTTGTCACACTCAGTACTTCTGATATCCAAACTGTCCTTACAACTTATGCTCCATTGACTCAAACAGTGACTTTGGGAATCACTGGTTCAGCAACTTTTGATTTAGGTTGTCCAACCGGCCACTTTGGTTACAAGGGCTACATTGGAAAAGGTGTTGAAATTAGTCCAAACGGAATAAAGGCTAATGCCAATGCTGGTTTTAATGTTGGTTTTGACGCAATCAAACGTGACCAAAAAGTGGTAAACTCCACTAATGTCACTGTTCAATCTTCTAAGAATGCTGGTGCTATTAATTCCATCTATAGCAGTATTGAACTCTTATGTGCTGTTACAGCTATTATGgctttaattttttaaagaaaagaaatttaatCGAAATAATTCACCTTATTAATTGCTATATgatatttaaaaataaatattaaatagTCACGTATACCTTTTTCTGAATATTTTGTGAAATACACTTCAATATATGAACACTAAAATATAGTTTATCCTATCACAAGTTATTTTAAGAGTTATGATATAGTAGCTTGAAGTCACAATATTACAAATAGTGGcttaaaaattaaatacaCAAACACGATACAACGATTGGGGTCAATCATTTCAGTGTCACGTTTTCGAGTTATCAAATTCAGGAAAGATCAAGAGTTGACCAGAGATTAATAGTCAATATTTGTATAAAGATTTTTGGTATGTTGT includes:
- a CDS encoding cell wall mannoprotein, putative (appears to be a fusion of orf19.5404 and orf19.5401;~Similar to Pichia stipitis HYR5.1), which codes for MLLKNFVFLFIATATTVFASYDVSSSLIHYHDFDFNVGDISIRNGASFSLVNTFDCLFKGDLTIEEKSKLYITSTGRALLLNVAGLFNKVKNDGLLVINTIESYAAAICNIFGASFVNTGDAIFAFQGKWLPPIIAFTAQQWQNYGRVHIFQKFPSKALAILGRFGGSIENYGTLCFTNSIFKQVTTIDGSGCIALEKSSSFFIENSLFPIDKEQVIYMGEGNPSIQVVATTFPQTFKVANFGGNGAHKIGLNLPLLNLPLLNKRGWSYNERTGILTLKVTDLLTQNFDIGLGYDPSKFELCSDESVGFLFVFHGAIKYNGPAPNPGRPSICQVCPGLHPAPGAEPTTSTNSITTTKTDGSICTEIDAVVVSSDQSGSWYTSTSGISTVCGATSEAPIPNPRVTITTTWTQVTTATVTESGTKTDTVIVQVPYTPNPQVTVTTTWTGTYVTASTITGDKTDTVIVDVPETTTSCLTTTNTWTGEYITTITTSGWVIIEIPTESVATYVYTDSQVTPTKATATSEVTAVTSATTGNDNTASATGATGNNNNNDSTTGATGNEKNKSTPSTAGNVNTAATTTTGNGNNDSTTGATGNNNNNDSTTGATGNEKNKSTPSTAGNVNTAATTTTGNGNNDSTTGATGNNNIDSTTGATGNEKNKSPPSTAGNVNTAATTTTGNGNNDSATTTGNVNTDSTTNTGNNNNIDSTTGATGNNNSASTTATTDNVNTASTTGATGKDNNDSATTTGNVNTASTTNTGNNNNNDSTTGATGNNNNDSTTGATGNNNNNDSTTGATGNTLSTVTTGNDNTASTTGATGNDNSASTASTTDNVNTASATGATGKGNNDSATTTGNVNTASTTNTGNNNNIDSTTGATGNNNSASTTATTDNVNIASATGATGKDNNDSATTTGNVNTASTTNTGNNNIDSTTGAPTTSDFSGSTESQSRETKHTKSKNTETHKTKLTETSTSLAAISSSSEFPFENTSNSICQCTPVTVTKYIPQSNIPENTESTTQSTSALTPATSQEIASQPSFHSKVESTTVVSSATSQEIASQPSFHRKVESTNVVSSATNQESTTNFSSETDVQSSSQFVTPTNAVHSSLSTEYYTTGVTSYYTSYVTVTAETTKVVTLTSCANDVCHKTTATTGVTVVTLSTSDIQTVLTTYAPLTQTVTLGITGSATFDLGCPTGHFGYKGYIGKGVEISPNGIKANANAGFNVGFDAIKRDQKVVNSTNVTVQSSKNAGAINSIYSSIELLCAVTAIMALIF